From the Helianthus annuus cultivar XRQ/B chromosome 17, HanXRQr2.0-SUNRISE, whole genome shotgun sequence genome, the window AaagtttgttttattaaattgctaaaatcgtccctgaagtttggatggatttagcaacttttttgaaacctcagtggTTCATATGAGAAAAAATCTTTTTTTGGATGGATCTAGCAAATGTGAACAAACGTTAGggactattttagcaatttactcttgAAAATTTGAATATTCTAGCATTGTGAAGTACAATGAACAACAATCATAATCAACAAAGATTTTTGAATGCTAACACGGGTTCAAAATCTGAATCTACAGGTTGGGTTCATCTGGAATGGTGATCTCATTTTTCTTTTCTATGTTACCTTGTACCAGTCTCCAACTTACAAAATGTTTTTTAAATGTAAAATTAAGGTGGATGTTGGGTTCAAATATGTTTCTTCACATGAAAAACAGATTGTTCTTGAAGTTGTCAAAGAAAGGTGATTTTCCTTTACAATAAGATGAAATATGGTGCAACAACTTCGTAAATTTGTACATAGTTAGGTACTTTCTAGGCATGCGCAATAACCAAACTAttaaccgaaaaccgacaaaaaccgaaccgaaattaaccgaaaccgaattaaccgaaagtcAGTTATCGGTTATTTTTTGTACCAtcggttaaccgaaattaactgaaccatttatattttcatatattctAACTTTTATATCTTAATTTCGTGTtgtatactttcatttcatgtccATTTCATTTTTCTATACCAATATTTcttgtatttatacctccatttcattttcatttatttatacatccgtttcatatatttatacatctatttcatgtatATATACCTCCATTACATCTATTTCTAAACAAATTTTTTTAGTCCTTGTTTGATTTGGTAATTAACCGAACCAAACCGGAAACCGACAAACTAACCGAATTAACTAAACCAATTAACCGACAACTTCGGTTACGATTAATGCTAAtaaccaaaccgaaccgaaccgtgcacatcCTTTTGTTTATGATGATTCCATATTGATACAAACATTACTACAATGCTTGTAATATATGATTCGAAAATTGATGAATGTAATATTGCATTAAACGTTGAGTCAGGAATGCTTGGAATGTGCATTTTACAAATGATATTCATGGAACATGATTATATTATTTTTGGTGATTGCCTAGGAATTTAGACAAGCTTGGAAGTCGAAGTATTACAATCTTAGTGAAACTTGAGGTGAATACACAAGAGTTTTTACAAATTGAAGTATAACTTTTTTCTAGAATTTTTTTTAGTTAAGTTGCTAAAACATTATTTGTATGCAATGTGACTAATTTATGAATATTATTTATTGTACAAGTTATTAAACCCTAGCTAGGGTTCATGAAACTTTTAACTTTGTTCAAagagttaaatgttattttagtccctgtggtttgggccattttcacattttagttcaaaggtttcatttttcatctgtgggtccaaaaatgtttcactgttgctattttagtccactgtgttaactttatccattttttctgttaacgagacgagtaattcggtcattttatatgaccaaattgcccttctagttaacagaatttacatataaaatgactgaattgctcttctcgttaacagaaaaaatagatgaagttaacccagtggacgaAAATGgtaacggtgaaacctttttgaacccacatgtgaaaaatgaaacctttgaactaaaatggcaaaatggcacaaaccacagggactaaaatgacatttaactcttgtTCCAATTATATTATGCTAGTTCATGTTAAATTGTACAAAGTGTTTCATATTGTGgattgagtaaactgccattttggtccctatggtttggccagttttgccactttagtccaaatctcaaacttattacatctgggtccctgtggtttgcattttgttgccattttggtccaaaatttaaaaaccctattttttgactgttgcaacctcctattttgtcttttagttcaggggcattttggtcattttgcttttcatttaacattttcttaattcaaaaattaatatatatatatatatatatatattaatatacacACATCACAGATCTGagttcatcttcatcatcgaccagctctctctctctcttctctgaGAACCGGCGACATTATTCCGATCACACACACCACGACCACTCATCTCCTCCCTCAACCACCCTTTTATCTCTCCACAAACACACCTGAAACAGAGAGAGAGAATCGGAGAAAGGAGGATGGCCGACACCCAGTTTACAGCAACAGTGGCAGCGACGCCTCCGCTCACGGCGGCGGTAGTGGTAGATGGGGGCGGTGGTGGTAGATGGGGGCGGTGGTGGTAGATGGGGGCGGTGGTGGTAGATGGGGGCAGTTAACGGTGAAAAATTTGGAAAAAAGGGAAAATCTGTTAGGGTTTTGAGATGGCGGCGCAGGTTAGTCAAGCTCAGGCAGTTAACGGTGGTTGTGGTGCTCAGCAGGTTGTGACGGTGGTCAGGTGGCGGCAGGtgaacttttcattttttttcttttgttttgaaaTCGGTATTGATAGTTGATCTGATTTCGATTTGATTTAGTGGGCGTTTTGTAATTTGGATACGGTTATTGGGTTTTGATCAAGATTTGATTTTGTTTGTGGGTTTGTTTTTTAAGTTTGTGGGTGGTGTTGGAATCTGGGTTTTAATGATGTTCTTGATCTGGGTTTTATTGCAAATatgatatttgatgatgttttgatgttcttgatctgggttttgatgatgttctgatgatggttttgatgatgtctgggttttgatgatgttttgatgatgttcttgtctgggttttgatgatgttcttgatctgggttttgatgatgatgtttggagtggcggtggtggtggtgctatagagagagagaagagagagagagggaggaggtggcggtggtggtggtggtgctgctatagagagaaagaagagaaagatgattattttgatttgggttttattgaaaaaaaaaatgaaatttaaaaaatgatcaaaatgcccctgcactaaaggacaaaatagacAGCTTTTAACAGTCAAAAAGGGggatttttggattttggactaaaatggcaacaaaaaccaaaccacagggacccagatgtaataagtttgagatttggactaaagtggcaaaaatggccaaaccacagggaccaaaatgacagtttactcttgtGGATTTTGAGAACTTGTTATGGAGGACTTGATTGTCACAAACTTGGCATACAGAACTTGATCTTTATAAACTTTGTACTAAGGAATTGGTTCTCACAAACTTGGTATTGAGCACTTGATTCTTACAAACATGGTTTTAAGGAATTGATTCTCAAAATACGTCGAATTATGTTTATTTTGATATTGTGCATGAACAGTAGAATGGTTTGTAGCTATGCATATTGATTTCTAAACAATATTTTTGACTTGTGAGCTTGGTTGTATACTTGTATGCTAAGTGTAGTTATGTATATACTTTCTTAATTAATACTTGAGAAAAATCTTTATGTCAGGGGATGCTTGGGGTTTTTACAAAAGTAGCTTGGAGATTAGCAAAACTACAACTCAAGCACCATATTCTTCTAGTGGTCCACCATACGCTTATTGTGCAAGATCGAGTTCTTGGTAGTGGTACAATGCCTTTTTCCATCAATTGGGTTGTGTAACCTTACGATGGTTGACTTGTAGGTCTACGATGACCGTATAAATCATTTTCTTACTTCTATATCAATTATATTCCAAAGTATTCGGATTTAAGTATCTATGTATTCATTTAGCTTTGGTAACGTAGGTGTaatatatacttttattttaagTAATGCATCCAATGGATCAAAATTCTACAACTAAAGCATGTCAGTGGATATGCTTATGTGTCTagcttgtttgttttttttttaaaggtaaAGTTCATTAAAAAACAACAGTCGACTCAAACCGGGCCGACACCAAACAACCGACAAACTTACATATTAACAAAGGAACACCAATCCCCCCATTCTACCTCTTTATATCTAGATCTATTTACAAACCACAAATATCCCAAAGCCTTGATTTCGCTAATAATTCTATCAATCTTGAACGGAAAGTTGAAAAACTTAGTATTGTTCCTAGCTCGCCAGAGACTCCAACAAGCAATCGACATAATCCCTTGGGCCGCCTCTTTCTTTTTATCGGAAGCACTAAGCTCTTTATGGATAGAGAGAAGGTCTTTAAGAGAGAAAGCGAAAATACTTGGAATCTTGCACCATGAGCTAATGAAATTCCACACAATCGAAGCCGAAAGACAGCCGATAAACACATGCTCAACAGTTTCTTCATTCGAGTTACAGAACGGGCACGAATCGTTATCAATCTGAATATTTCTTCTCTTAAGCGCAGCTGCCGCAGGGATTTTATCCATCTCCATTCTCCACACGTGGATGTTAACTTTGGCTGGAATCCACCTGCACCAATCTAAAATAAAACCGTCTCCTTAGGGTCCTTCCGCGTACAGCAGCCGTTTGGCTGAATTGACAGAAAAAACACCAGTCGGGTCAGCGGCCCACACCCACCGGTCGCTTGCAGCCGACATTTGAACCCTAAGAACCAATGAACTCAGCTGATCGATACTTATTTGCAGCTCCGCAGCAGATGCGGCCGATCTCCAGCTCCAAAAAACAACCCGTTCTTCGCCAATCCTCCTTAATTTATCCGATACTTTGCACTTTTTATCCGTCTCCAAACTGAAAAGATTCGGAAATCTAAGTTTAAGCGGCTCGTCTAACACCCACGGGTCTAGCCAAAATGACATTTCTTCACCGTTGCCCACAACACCCTTCAGAAAGTTTCTTAAAGGACATCCGTCCACTTTTATATTGATGAAGATCCTAGCGATACAACTCCACACACCACCAAGAGACTTTTTACAAGGTAAACATTCCCAACCCCCCCCCCTATATGAGTGCAAGGCGTCGACTACTCTCTTCCAAAGGTTATAGTTTTCCGATTTGTACCTCCACCCCCACTTAGTCAATAGAGCCGTGTTAACCTCTTGAATTTTGCTTAAACCAAGACCCCCATTGATTTTGCGGCGAGCAACCTTATCCCAAGCGACCCAATGCATTTTCCTTTCCTCCAAATTACCACCCCAAAGGAAGCTCTTGATCATGGATTCCAAGCTGGCGGTGACTTTTTTTGGAGCTTTATAGAGAGAGAAATAATAAGTCGGGAGATTTTCTAAAACCGACTTGATGAGAACCAAACGACCCCCAATAGATAAAAGATGCGACTTCCATTTAGCTAAACGAGCCCTAAAAACCTCCACCACCGGTTGCCAATTAGAGAACCGGTTCATGTTGGCTCGGATCTCTAATTGGCAACCGGTGGTGGAGGTTTTTAGGGCTCGTTTAGCTAAATGGAAGTCGCATCTTTTATCTATTGGGGGTCGTTTGGTTCTCATCAAGTCGGTTTTAGAAAGTCTCCCGACTTATTATTGGGGGTCTAGCTTGTTTGTAGTTGTCTTATGAAATCAATGAGCTTCTTTTTCTAAAAACAACTTACATCCATTTTTATTGTAATTAATTTTGTTATCTTTAAATAAGGAAATGTTTTGTAATTATACTTTCTCTTGTCTCTTCATTTCATTAGTTAAAAATGACTTTTGGGACTTTATTTACTAATCAAGGTAATAATGCTTATGTACTAACTGTCCAACATGTGATTAGTCGTGTGTAAACGGAAAAACAAGTATTATTACCTTGTTTAGTGTTTTTTTTGcttctccaaaaaaaaaaaaaaaaaaaacacacactaaACACCAACATACAGAAAAAAACGAAAGAGCAGTCTTCATAAGATGACGATGTTTCCTTTCGAAAACATCGTTCTGTTGAGGGACGTCGGTACAACACGACTGGTTTATTGTACCATCGGATGCAAGAAACAGGGTAAAATCATTAAAGGTATATTCACTCCTAAGTCACATCTCAAGCACTTTACCACAACCGAATGTTGTGTCTTAACATAGGCTCTATAATTTTTGTAAATGCTAAATATCTATGTTTCATAAGATACACTTACGTATAACAAGTATAATTATCTATAAAAGATACATAATAGATCAAGCCACCCTTAGTGGGATACTGGTGACAGCCCCCATACATCATAATGCATAATATCAAAAGGAGCAACAGGCAGAGAAACACTTTGATCAAACGGTAAAGTAAATTTTGCAAGTTTGTAATCATTATAATCAGATATATCTCACCAGTGTTCACATGAGCCAAAGTACTAGTGGAAATTAAAAACTTTAAATACGATGTTTATACATGTCTCAAACGAGAATGCTAAATATAAAATTCAGACGACAATGACTCAAATGAAAAGAAGACAAATCAACACTAGAGGTAATCACCCTCTGAGTGTGTTGATCCTATACATATAATTCCACCAATCTACAACCAATCCCAGTCACCCTTTAAGTGTGTTGAATTTGTATAACACagacaaagttagaaaagaaAACACAATAACCAAATTTACAAACTAACTAATTGATGCAATATTCATAGCAAACTTCGGAATATAATTAGACATCAGTGAGAGAAACGTGAGGGGTAACAACAAAGCTAACACCCTCTACTCACATTATGTGGCACTAGCAGACATCATAGAAACTAGTGAACTAGCAGACAAAGAAACACAATATGATAGATAGGGTGACATATGATGTGACGCACTAGAATACAAAATCCATAAGAATGACAAAATACTTAAGGTACATGATGAAGATAACCATGAAAGAGATGTGCATGCTGACATGATAGCATGGTGAGCATCAAGAAACTGTCTAAATTGTTCAAAAACCGGAGGTCCAAAGTAGATTGCAACATGTTGGTAGTATGGAGATTAATATCAATAGCGATATATGGTGGACAAGATGTCCATGAAGATGAACAGGATGGAGCAGATAAACAAGACTGAAACTGTTCACTGGGTCTATTCTACTATGGGGCTTCTGCTGTTATTTTGCACTGTTAAGACCTTGAGAGTTCTGATATTTTTTTCCTTTGCAGAAGGCACATTCATCAAAAGCAACTTTATCACCTTCTCTAGACTTATTTGAAGCTAATCATTGTGGTCTAGATTGAACAGTTGGAACATGAAACACAACATGGGTAGTAGTTAGTTTCGGCTCAATGTCAACTTGAGATTTTATACGAGTCTCTCCTTCAATCAACAAGAACATCTGAATCAACTTTTGGAAGAGGAGACAAATGAAGGATTGTTCCACGTAATCCTTTAAAACTGAAATATAGTGCCATAaattttttttaccaaacactGTTATTCCCTTTCTAGCAAGGTAAGGTTAAAACATCTTCGGTTCTGCAGATTTCGTAAGCACCATATGATCCCAAAAATTTGGCATAGCACCATAGAAGTCTTGAATACTTATCTCTTTCTGTTGAAGAGTACAAGACAACTGGTATTATCTTGCAAAGTTAGACTAAGTATACACGCTTTCCAAGTGAGCCTAAACTTCCTTTCTCGTGTCATACTTAGCCAACTGAATGCTAGTGAACTGATTTACTGAATTGTTGTTCCAAGTGATAACTTTAGAGTTATCAGTTTCCAATATATCAAGTAACAATGCATACTCATTAGTCTTAGACTTATCTATAGGATTACCCTTAACACATGTGACATAGCCCCACATATTTTTCTCACAAAGGAAATTTACCATCACCTATCTCCAATAGGCGTAGTTTTTACCATCCATTTGGGTACAAATCGACCAAAGAGAGTCATCTTTTCCAGCCATAGTGTCACCAAAAACAATTTTTTCGTTCAAACGTTGAGCCCCAAAACTAACTTTTCGTCATATAATATCCCTTGTTTTACTATTCAGGAATTTTTATGGATTATTCTTGCAAAGGTTTACGGTATGGGAAGTCACGTATTAGTTTACACCATAATGACAGGTTAAGTGGTTTAGGGTCTAGATTGTCGTTTATTTAGAGTATGGTCAAGCAACTTTGGATACAAGTCGCTCGGGACCAAACTAGAGGGACCCATATGTAACTTTGTGTTTTAAAACACAAAGTGGGGTGGTGCTGGGAGgctgatatgcgcaaaatgcaacatataaattacatcaaacaaGGCATAAAACCAACATAAATATAAGAACGAGGAGTTGACACACCATGCCTACCCTCCAAGCTTCACCCCAAGACCAAAACAACAAATCAGAAGACAAGAACGGGGTCGTGCCACCAAGGCATAGGGCCGTGCCCCACTCCAGAGTCCATGCAGAACAAGACAAACAGAGTAGATAAGAGACACGAGGCCGTGGTCAACTCCCAGATATGCAGAATCTCTCAAAGTACAACAAGTAAATACCACAGGGCCATGCTCTCTGACACATGGGGCCGTGTGTGCATTGGACTGACACAAAtcattaaatgaagacagagaagaAAGAACATGGGGCCGTGTGAAGGGTCTGTTTGCATCTATAAAaggaggtgcttggttcacttgcaactcatcccttggcaaaccacttctttCACACCTGCCACCAacccaccaccactacaacaccatcatccaccacattcTCCATCTTTATAGTGTGTAtagtagtcttgggatccaaaattgattgtaagagttcttgtcaaacaaaggccatgcttgactaatctcttacatcacttggtgaagacaaatcttttatgtattacttttgatttccaagctttggctaactttttatttgggtatgtattaatgactttaataactagtttttatatttaaagtgaactttcacctatcatcttttcatgttttgttgattcactcgttcgtgtctttacggtctatataaagcacgttaactgTTTGGAAGGGGTTAGAAGagtggtttgggtaaagttcttgcctcgtttAGTGTATAAATCCTGTGCGGACCtaattcaagcttattaggacttctctTGAGCCAGATAGCATgaaatcgggggaagtaagaacaacttgaatcccttataaataaactactattaaaactttaaaccggccttgggggattgtatccctgctgactcagaccagtACGGCCGAGGGTAgcattgcctccaaaagagggacatgccacattttgcattaattttattttttttggtctCCAGTGTATGTGTTTTACATAGTATTAAATTTGAACATAAATAATTGGTTTTTTGTTGAAGCCGCGTTTAACGCGGGCATTAGCCTAGTATTTGTATATTTGAAACGCATTTTGCtaaataataatcgtgaaaacaacgaaataataaaaagaacttgaataattgcattaataatctcttaaatattaaaagaactttgtaattatAAAAACAACCCTAAGGTATATAATGATCTAATTAACCTTACACCTAACtgtaaaaaagtaaaaaagttaGTATTATGAGCTaaaaccgttataaaatgcaaCCTCGGGGTCTGATATGTCAAAAGATTTTTTTTTGGGCGAAAATGGTTAAACTGGCTAAATCACAAGGGGCCAAACcaataatttactctaaaaattaTTGGAGTTTAGAGGTTGTATTACTACTTTATTAAAGTTCAAGGTTAAAacataaattaattaaaattataaaaaaaacaaaagaagcaaTAAATTGACCaataatatattaaaattgtTCACATTTTTTTTGGAGAGGTTTGCTCCACAAACCACAATGCTGACAAACCTTGTTGGAGGAGGTGGTCTAGTGAGAGGTGGTCTACTCAAGCGGACGAGTATGGTTTGGAATGAGTGGGGATCACCCACTTacaatgtttttttttgtgtaaaaagtGGGGTATGATGTGGATGTTTAAAATGGTTTATTATTGAAGGAAAAAATAAGGTTCGGAGCGGTGATGATTTGAAACGATGTGACATACTAACTAGTAACTAGATAGAAGCTTGGATTTGATCTATTGTTGTGGATGCTTTTAGTATATAGAATGTGTCTCTGTTCAGACAGAAGCTTGGATTTGATCTATTGTTGTGGATGCTTTTAGTATATAGAATGTGTCTCTGTTCAAttaaacattatttatttattaacttCTCTTTTTTCATGTACAAATGAAGTTATTATAGACTATAAATGCTTTAAACTTCATCCTTATTTTGGAGATGAGAAGAAGTAAAAAAAGTAATCCAATTAGATGCTCTAAAATCCATATAATTTGTGGTATACTTTGCCAATATTGTCATGTTGAAAGGGGCTAAAGCCTCAACTAAAGTGACAAACAAAACCCAACAAAGAAAGAATGTTGTTTATAAAGAATACAAAGAGGCAATGGTTTTTTCCTTTTGGCTTTCTCTCAATAACCCAACCCTACCCCCACCCCACTCATGATTGTGATGGTACCATTCTTTCTTTATATGTATACATGCATGTACACATTAATAGTTTCTCTTCACATGCTTGTAATTTCTTGACTTTGTAAAACCTATTAACCAAGGTTGGTCCCCACCAAACATCACCACCATAAACCACCATCCGCCACCCTACCGCCGGCCCCACCGAATCATTATCAAACTCATACCAACACACAAAGATCCGTATAATATACCACCACCATTTTCcccatttaaataaaaaaaatcaaatctttttttgTGGGTTCTTTTtcatttcctcccatttccatacccatttgaataaatatatataaaaaaaaaaaaatcttgaaaATGTCTTGATTTTTTGTGTCTAGAAGACATCAAACTACATACTCTTTTGGTAGGTtttttatttgattgtttatgtttttatagttttttttagtGTTTTAGGGGCTAATAATTGTCTCCATCTCTTGCAATCATGTAtgcttcttgatttcttgatttaattattattatttatattgtttgTTAATTTATAGCTTTGTGGGGTTTTTCAGGATTTGAAGGAAGATGGTGTTTGACTTTTGATGCCAAAAAGTCTTCATCTTTAATCTAGATCTGTCTGTATAGCTCAAGTTATCCTCAGTTAATCAAAGGTACCCTCAAATCTGTTTATGTTTGTGTTCTTGAAATTCCAGTTGATTTTTAAGATTTCTTGAACAAGTTATGTGTTGTGTAATTAGGGATATAGGATTAGCTGTACATATGGAGTTATCTTGTTCACAAAACAACTGTTCTTGATCAATTTCGACTCGAAAATCGAGTAGGGTAGTTTGTTCTAGAGGTCAACAATGGAGGGGGAGGCTAATTCTTGGATTAGAAGAACAAAGTTTTCTCATACAGTTTGTCATAGACTAGATTCTGCAACATTATCATCATTTCTAACCGATGTCGAACCAATTCGACTCGCGGGTATGAAAACACGGCCGGTAAAAGCTCTCTCAAACGCGAAACCCACGCAAATCGAAACGAATCCGGTTACAAACAAGTATAGAACGGTCACACCGCCCCCGAAAACGAGTCTTCCCGACACCTTTAAGGAAGCGAGGTCGGATACTAAACGATTCTCGACTCCACATCCTCAAAGAGTGGAAACAGAGAAAGGGTATAAAGGGAAAAAGATGTTTCAACGAAACATGACGAGTGCGGTTGATATAAGGTCGCCGCGTGGCGGTGCTAGTCCTCTTAAGCAGTTTAATTCGATGAAGATTAGTGGGAAGCAGAAGATGAAGCGGGATTATTCGTGGTCAAAGTTGTTTGACCATGGTGGAGGGAAAGTTAGCGCGGCTGAGACGGTTGATGATTTTATGGCTGATCTTTCGAAGCTTTTTCTTGGCCATAGGTTTGCTCATGGTGCGAATAGTCAGCTTTACCATGGGATATATAATGATGAAGCCGTTGCGGTTAAGATAATTAGGGTCCCTGATGATGACGAAAATGAAGAACTGGGCGTTCGACTTGAGAATCAGTTTACAAGAGAAATAAATCTTTTGTCGCGTCTCAACCATAGAAACGTCATTAAGGTGATACATCTTTTGCTCTTTGTTTTTATCCTGCAATATAGAAGTGTATACAGTtactggggggggggggggggttggatgTGGTGTTATACTGATCATTGTGATTTTGAAGTTAGAATTATCGGTTTTGAGTTTTGACTAGGGGGTGTTAAATGGGTTGGTTGGCGACTTGGCGGGTCAAACCCGACACAAACCTGGaagtttgacccgaacccgaaaagAAAGTCCAGAAACATGAACTCCAACATGACAAAAGCTTTCATCGCTTGATATGCATGGCCCGTTTAACtagcatttttttatttttagcataTTAATACTCTAAAATTACAAATTGTCAATTGAGAACAAAAACTacaaatgtttataaaaaaactcCTTTTAAATTATAAAACATGATGCCCCAATAATAGTTTTAGCTATGAagtaaaacttttttttttttgaaaactataaaaatattCTGGTCAACGCACGAACTTTGGTAGGTCGACCTGGACACTAAACGTGCCCAGGCGTTCTACCTTAATTAACCCAGGCCCGTTTAGACAAAACCTAAACCTGTGAATTTTGTATTCGGTTCATGTCATGTTAGATTTTTGACCTGTTTGGCTGTATTGATTATGACTGTGACCATGATTCTGATTTCCAGATATTTGGATTTAGAAAAACAATTTGGGTAATCAGAtaattgagtttttttttttttttggcggtAGTTTGTGGCGGCATGTAGACAACCACGAGTATACTGTATCATCACTGAGTACCTCTCAGAAGGTTCATTAAGGGCATACTTACATAAGCTCGAGGATAACACGGGAAAAGAGAAGGAATATCTTCCATTGAAAAAGCTTATCAAGATGGCGTTAGACATCACTCGTGGAATGGAATACATCCATTCTCAGGGCATTATTCATCGAGACCTCAAGCCCgaaaatatattaataaacggaGATTTTCAGCTCAAAATTGCTGATTTCGGGATCGGTTGTGACGAGGTGTATTTTGATATTTTGGACGATGATCCGGGAACATACCGTTGGATGGCCCCCGAGATGATTAAACGAAAATCCTACAGCCGGAAAGTTGACGTCTACGGGTTTGGTCTCATTTTGTGGGAGATGGTGGCCGGAACGATCCCATATAAAGATATGACTCCAATACAAGCCGCGTTTGCCGTAGTTCATAAGGTATTGCGTATGTTTTCTTGCTCTGTATATGTTTAGTTTTAAACTATTTATTTTGACGGTTCCAGAATCTCCGACCGTCTATTCCGGCGAACTGTCCTCCGGCAATGAGAGCATTGATCGAGCAATGTTGGTCTACAAATCCCGAAAAGAGGCCGGAATTCTGGCAGGTGGTGAAGGTGTTAGAGGAGTTTGAAACTTTAATAGCGCGTAATGGAAACTTGAATCATTTACAAAACCGGGGTTTAGACAACAAAAAGGGACTTCGC encodes:
- the LOC118488895 gene encoding uncharacterized protein LOC118488895 → MEMDKIPAAAALKRRNIQIDNDSCPFCNSNEETVEHVFIGCLSASIVWNFISSWCKIPSIFAFSLKDLLSIHKELSASDKKKEAAQGIMSIACWSLWRARNNTKFFNFPFKIDRIISEIKALGYLWFVNRSRYKEVEWGDWCSFVNM
- the LOC110922287 gene encoding serine/threonine/tyrosine-protein kinase HT1, with product MEGEANSWIRRTKFSHTVCHRLDSATLSSFLTDVEPIRLAGMKTRPVKALSNAKPTQIETNPVTNKYRTVTPPPKTSLPDTFKEARSDTKRFSTPHPQRVETEKGYKGKKMFQRNMTSAVDIRSPRGGASPLKQFNSMKISGKQKMKRDYSWSKLFDHGGGKVSAAETVDDFMADLSKLFLGHRFAHGANSQLYHGIYNDEAVAVKIIRVPDDDENEELGVRLENQFTREINLLSRLNHRNVIKFVAACRQPRVYCIITEYLSEGSLRAYLHKLEDNTGKEKEYLPLKKLIKMALDITRGMEYIHSQGIIHRDLKPENILINGDFQLKIADFGIGCDEVYFDILDDDPGTYRWMAPEMIKRKSYSRKVDVYGFGLILWEMVAGTIPYKDMTPIQAAFAVVHKNLRPSIPANCPPAMRALIEQCWSTNPEKRPEFWQVVKVLEEFETLIARNGNLNHLQNRGLDNKKGLRHWIQKLGPHHHPHQHQLNSPTPKPRFS